The nucleotide sequence GCAATAGAGGCGATCCGGGCAACCGGCGGGGCGCATGGCCGCTGTGTACTGCTGCTGGAAACGAGTGAGGAGTCGGGCAGCCCGGACCTGCCCGCTTACCTCGACCACCTCGCTGACCGTCTCGGCAGCGTGGCGCTCGTGGTGTGTCTTGACTCCGGTGCAGCAGATTACGAGCGGCTCTGGCTGACGACATCGCTGCGCGGTCTGGCATCGGTGAGCGTCACGGTATCGCTGCTGCGAGCCGGGGTCCATTCCGGGATGGCGGGGGGCCCGGTGGCGAGTTCGTTCCGGATCGTGCGGCAGCTGCTCGACCGGCTCGAGGACCCGGCCACCGGAGCGATACTGCCCCCCGAGCTGACAGCGGAAATCCCCGCTGACCGGATCGAGGAAACTCGCGCTACCGCCGCTACCGTTCCGGGTGCCTGGCAGGTTTTGCTCCCACTGCGTGACGGAGTGCAACTTGACAGCGACGACGAGGTAGAGCTTCACCTGCGCAACACGTGGCGGCCAGCACTGGAAGTCATCGGCGCCTCTGGCCTGCCCAGCCCTAGCGACGCCGGAAACGTGTTGCGCCCGTCGACGACGCTGCGCCTCAGTTTCCGGCTCCCGCCCACGATCAACGCCGATGTCGCACTCGACGCGATCACTCGCGCCCTCACGGCCAACCCTCCACGCGGTGCGCACGTCGATGTAACGGACGCAGAGGCCGCAAACGGCTGGAACGCACCCGCTACTGCGGAGTGGCTGAAAGACGCCCTCGACAGCGCGAGTGTAGGCGTGTTCGGTCAGCCCTGGCGCGCGCTCGGTGTCGGCGGATCGATCCCGTTCATGGGACTGCTGCATGAGGCGCACCCCGACGCCCAGTTCGTGATCACTGGAGCACTCGGTCCGGACAGTAACGCGCACGTTCCCGATGAGTCGCTGAATCTCACCTATGCAGAGAAGGTGACAGAGGCGATTGCGCTCATTCTGGACAAGGCCGCCCGCGATAGTTAAATCCGCAACAATTGCGATCTCGCTTGCCGTGTAGCGCACACGCAACACTATCGTCATCACTGATCGGCAGAATCAGCACGCGAAGAGCAATTAAGTCTGGGGACGAGGCAGGGAGATCGCGCAATGACGAGCTTGAAAACGGCGCCGAAGCGTGTCTCACGAGGCGCCGACCGCTTCTTCCACATCACCGAACAGGGCACGACCTTCAGGACTGAGGTCGTGGCTGGTACGACGACCTTCCTCGCGATGGCGTACATCCTTTTCGTCAACCCGCAGATCCTCGGGTCCGCGGGGATGGATGTGCCCGCGGTGTTCGTCGCCACCGCCCTCGCGGCAGCCCTCGGGTCGCTCGTCATGGGTCTCTGGGCGCGCTACCCGATCGCGCTCGCCCCGGGTATGGGGC is from Hoyosella subflava DQS3-9A1 and encodes:
- a CDS encoding M20/M25/M40 family metallo-hydrolase: MDRTALHEAVSIRWNEAVSSLEGFVRIPALSPAFDPDWETSGHLNSAINHLYDWIRTRDLPGATVTVEKLPGLTPLLMVDMPATSDAASAGTTLLYGHLDKQPALDGWSEGLGAWEPIRRDGRLFGRGSVDDGYAGYAAITAIEAIRATGGAHGRCVLLLETSEESGSPDLPAYLDHLADRLGSVALVVCLDSGAADYERLWLTTSLRGLASVSVTVSLLRAGVHSGMAGGPVASSFRIVRQLLDRLEDPATGAILPPELTAEIPADRIEETRATAATVPGAWQVLLPLRDGVQLDSDDEVELHLRNTWRPALEVIGASGLPSPSDAGNVLRPSTTLRLSFRLPPTINADVALDAITRALTANPPRGAHVDVTDAEAANGWNAPATAEWLKDALDSASVGVFGQPWRALGVGGSIPFMGLLHEAHPDAQFVITGALGPDSNAHVPDESLNLTYAEKVTEAIALILDKAARDS